Within Nesterenkonia sandarakina, the genomic segment GGGCTCCATGGACGTGGCCGGCAGCGAGACCAGCCAGAAGGTCAGGGCTGCGGCGAGGATCCCGGCGAACAGATGAGACACCTTCAACGGCCCGGACCGGTCGAACCAGGCCATCTGCAGCGGCACGAAGATCGAGGCCAGCACCATGCCGAAGAAGGTCGCGCGGGTGAGTTCGGGATAGGTCTCCACCGCCGTGGCCATGGGGCCCGCCACGGTGAACACGGCGATCACCATACCGATCATGACCGGGATGATGATCTTCCACTCGGCCTGGCGCAGGTGGTGTATGAAGCCCGCCCGACGGTCCGGACCGGTGATCAGCGCCTTGCCGGCGGAGACCACGTGGGAGGCTGAATCGATCAGCTGGCGGTAGATCCCGACCACCAGCGCCACGGTGCCGCCGGAGACTCCGGGCACGGTCTCCACCGTGCCGATCATCGCGCCGCGGATCAGGTTCCCCGGCAGCGAGGTACGGCGAGCCGAGAGCGCTGACTCACCAGCAGCTATGGGCTTCGCCTCAGGAGGAGTTGAGGACTGGGAAGACTCGACTGTAATGATGTACTCCTCGATGAAGTGTGAAACGAAGAACGACAAGGCCCCAGCGTCCGGGGCAAGGAACTGGGTAGGGCGGTTCTGACGAATCGCTGTACCTATGTGTTGCATTCCTTCTCGGTAGGCTGGTCTAGGTCAACGGTGACATCGATGGAGGAGGAACTGTCGCTACCTGGAAGATCCAGTCCGGAAAGGACACGTTCAAAGTGTACGGTGGGGACCCCTTTATCAAGGCGGTTGATCGAGCCGTAAATGAGTATCTGCAGCGGAACACCGGGTTTACAGTTCACAGCCTGCACGGAGCCGCGGGGCTCCCGGTAGGGGATGAAGTCTCAGTGTGGATTAACGCCTCGACACCGCAGTTGTTCATCTACTCGTCAACCGTGAACGAGGCAGAGACCGAGAAACTGTTCCTCCTTTTACTGGAGCAGCTCGAAGCAGGCGGGCGACTTACCATCCCTCAGCATCACGAGGCCCCATTGTCCGCGGATCGGTGTGAACTCAGCGGTACTGTTTGACGAACCTTCTGAGGGATTCCTCCCCAGAGCCAGCGCGAACCGAGGCGACTGAGGTTGCTAGATCTTCGGAAGCTCGTTGTACTGCACCTCGGGGAGAGGAACTCCTGATCTGAAGGTTGCGCGGCTTAGCGCAAAGCCACCCACCGGAGCCGTCATCAGCTGCAGCAGTATTGCAAGGCCCAGTGTGATCAGGTTCGCGATAGAAGGATCAAGCACTAGCGTGCCCAGCAGCATGAGACAGATCCCAAGCGTGCCAGACTTCGTTACTGCGGTCAGCCGCGTGTAAGCGTCTGAAAACCGCAATAGACCTACGGCGGCAATCACAAACAGCGCGAGCCCCAGGACCAGGGCAGAAGCTCCAAGTAATGTTTGAGCAGTGCTAAGGATCGTAGCCTCGGAGCTCACTGACGTCTCCTTCCCAGGAATCGGGCAAGAATCAAGGCGGAAATGAACCCGACGAGGGTTCCCACCAGCACCAAGTCGAACAACAGGTCTCTCTCCCACGCCAAGCCTAGTATTGCAATAGAAGCCACCAGGACGAAGAAAACATGGTCTGCGCCTACTGCGCGATCAGCATCAGCTGGTCCCAGTGCGACCCTCCACATGGCCGGCAGAAGCGTGAGAGCCAGAATGACGAGCACTATCGCTGAAATTGTTAGACCTAGGATCTCGACTCCTAGGAACTCTTCAGGAGTCACTGGTGCCTCCCTTCGTCGCGACTAACCCCGACAGTGACAAGGCGCATCCGGCCCTCTAGTTCTTCGAGTTGTTGACGGAACCTATTCGGGTCGGAAGGGGCGTAGAGGCCCAACACGTAGAGCACGTGCTGACCGTTGTTCGTCTCCACGTCTATGGTCAAGGTGCCTGGTGTCAGGGTGATCAAGTTCGATAAGAGG encodes:
- a CDS encoding DUF368 domain-containing protein yields the protein MSFFVSHFIEEYIITVESSQSSTPPEAKPIAAGESALSARRTSLPGNLIRGAMIGTVETVPGVSGGTVALVVGIYRQLIDSASHVVSAGKALITGPDRRAGFIHHLRQAEWKIIIPVMIGMVIAVFTVAGPMATAVETYPELTRATFFGMVLASIFVPLQMAWFDRSGPLKVSHLFAGILAAALTFWLVSLPATSMEPTWYVILPAAAIAVSALLLPGLSGSFLLLTFGLYEPTLRAAADLDLGYLSIFALGLALGMICIVKGLKWLLDHRHRITMIVLTGVMVGALRTLWPWQDEARGLLGPGENLGLALGLGAAGFAVVLVLVLLDYRLSQRQMR
- the mnhG gene encoding monovalent cation/H(+) antiporter subunit G, which gives rise to MSSEATILSTAQTLLGASALVLGLALFVIAAVGLLRFSDAYTRLTAVTKSGTLGICLMLLGTLVLDPSIANLITLGLAILLQLMTAPVGGFALSRATFRSGVPLPEVQYNELPKI
- a CDS encoding monovalent cation/H+ antiporter complex subunit F, which translates into the protein MTPEEFLGVEILGLTISAIVLVILALTLLPAMWRVALGPADADRAVGADHVFFVLVASIAILGLAWERDLLFDLVLVGTLVGFISALILARFLGRRRQ
- a CDS encoding Na+/H+ antiporter subunit E, whose amino-acid sequence is MKRRLTQLLRLPGFLVYFLVQMFRANWQVAVDILTPGSALTPGVVAYPARSRSAWELTLLSNLITLTPGTLTIDVETNNGQHVLYVLGLYAPSDPNRFRQQLEELEGRMRLVTVGVSRDEGRHQ